In a genomic window of Sutcliffiella sp. FSL R7-0096:
- a CDS encoding xanthine phosphoribosyltransferase, which translates to MKLLQQTILDKGTVLPNGVLKVNTFLNHQVDTGLMIEIGKEFADRFADVNINKVVTIESSGIAPSFFAAHTLCVPLIFARKKKSLTLKDNVYTSEVFSFTKQETSEITVAKEFLEENDRVLIIDDFLANGQAAQGLIDVVKQAGATVAGIGIVIEKSFQPGRQLLEDKGYRVESLARIQSLQNEKITFVADAVTVTN; encoded by the coding sequence ATGAAATTATTACAACAAACCATTCTTGATAAAGGGACTGTCTTACCAAACGGAGTTTTAAAAGTTAATACATTTTTAAATCACCAGGTGGATACTGGATTGATGATCGAAATAGGCAAAGAGTTTGCAGATCGCTTTGCAGACGTCAATATCAATAAAGTGGTGACGATTGAATCATCCGGTATCGCCCCAAGCTTTTTTGCAGCCCACACTTTATGTGTTCCGCTTATTTTTGCAAGAAAGAAAAAATCTCTGACCTTGAAGGATAATGTCTATACAAGTGAAGTGTTCTCTTTTACTAAGCAAGAAACAAGTGAAATTACAGTGGCAAAAGAATTTTTAGAGGAAAATGATAGAGTATTAATCATTGATGATTTCTTGGCAAACGGACAGGCTGCGCAAGGTTTGATTGATGTAGTGAAGCAAGCCGGGGCAACCGTTGCCGGTATCGGGATTGTCATTGAAAAATCCTTCCAGCCAGGGAGGCAACTATTAGAAGATAAAGGTTATCGTGTGGAGTCGCTCGCAAGAATCCAATCCCTTCAAAACGAGAAAATAACCTTTGTGGCAGACGCTGTTACTGTTACAAACTAA
- a CDS encoding DedA family protein: MEHFFLSIFEFFQTMGVWGIALGLMVEVIPSEIVLGYGGYLISIGKISFTGALVAGVAGGTLAQLFLYWAGSIGGRPFLEKYGKYILIQTKHLNISEKWFENYGPIVIFTARFIPVVRHAISIPAGIAKMKFLPFLLYTVAAVIPWTVLFLYIGFQLGENWRDIKHAAQPLIIPLMILIILGAITYFVFDRKRSI; this comes from the coding sequence ATGGAGCACTTTTTTTTATCTATTTTTGAATTTTTCCAGACGATGGGAGTTTGGGGAATTGCGTTAGGATTAATGGTGGAAGTTATACCAAGCGAAATTGTATTGGGATATGGGGGTTATTTGATTTCCATCGGTAAAATAAGTTTTACAGGAGCCCTTGTGGCCGGTGTGGCAGGAGGTACACTTGCACAACTATTTTTGTATTGGGCCGGGAGCATTGGAGGAAGGCCATTTCTTGAAAAGTATGGGAAATACATATTAATTCAAACGAAGCACTTGAATATCTCTGAAAAGTGGTTTGAGAACTATGGACCGATTGTGATTTTCACAGCCCGATTCATACCGGTGGTACGGCATGCCATATCGATACCGGCAGGCATTGCAAAAATGAAGTTCTTGCCCTTTCTTCTTTACACGGTGGCGGCGGTAATACCTTGGACGGTCCTATTTCTCTATATAGGCTTTCAATTGGGAGAAAACTGGCGTGATATCAAACACGCTGCCCAGCCGCTCATTATCCCTTTAATGATTTTAATCATTTTAGGGGCCATCACTTATTTTGTTTTTGACAGGAAACGTTCGATATAG
- a CDS encoding undecaprenyl-diphosphate phosphatase, translating to MSKIEAFILGIIQGLTEFLPISSTGHLYLGRNLFGLQEAGLLLDTMLHFGTLIAVLYFYREEFIKIIRNPFHKLSFLLVIGTIPAVIIGLAFKDYFEDISKTGVTIGWEFLITGAFLWFADSIKKGAKKMEDITWKDALFIGSFQAAAIFPAISRSGLTIVAGLFRKLDRETAAYFSFLLSTPAIAGAVFLQTVEVAQVGREDISLTSLMIGILASCFFGYIAVKWMINYLKKHSLRTFAVYVWILGVVVLSLQYLGLF from the coding sequence ATGTCCAAAATTGAGGCGTTCATTTTAGGTATTATTCAAGGACTTACGGAATTTCTTCCAATTTCAAGTACGGGGCACTTGTATTTGGGACGGAATCTATTTGGCCTGCAGGAAGCGGGACTGCTGCTCGATACGATGCTACACTTTGGGACATTGATTGCCGTTCTTTATTTTTATCGTGAGGAATTTATCAAAATTATCCGTAACCCATTTCACAAGCTGTCCTTTTTGCTAGTGATCGGGACCATTCCAGCTGTCATTATAGGGCTTGCTTTTAAAGACTATTTTGAGGATATTTCCAAAACAGGCGTTACAATCGGTTGGGAGTTTTTGATAACGGGGGCCTTTCTGTGGTTTGCGGATTCCATCAAAAAAGGTGCAAAAAAAATGGAGGATATTACGTGGAAGGATGCCTTGTTCATTGGTTCCTTCCAAGCTGCCGCCATTTTCCCTGCTATATCACGCTCAGGGCTGACCATTGTAGCAGGTCTCTTCCGAAAGTTGGATAGGGAAACGGCAGCATATTTTTCCTTTCTGCTATCGACACCAGCGATTGCAGGAGCGGTGTTTCTCCAAACTGTCGAGGTCGCACAGGTGGGTAGGGAGGATATATCACTGACTTCATTGATGATTGGAATTCTTGCTTCCTGTTTCTTTGGGTACATTGCGGTAAAATGGATGATCAATTACTTGAAAAAGCATTCCCTGCGCACATTTGCTGTCTATGTGTGGATATTGGGAGTTGTTGTCTTGAGTCTACAATATCTGGGATTATTTTAA
- a CDS encoding ribonucleotide-diphosphate reductase subunit beta, whose translation MSNYLHKRSIMDTHAPNRSTRIINGDSSNVLNWDDVAFSWAYPKYKKMLANFWSPFEINMSQDIKQFPGLTAKEQDAFLKIIGLLALLDSIQTDYAGKVADYLTDSSLNALMIMLAQQEVVHNHSYSYVLSSLVTRTKQEEVFEYWRTEPTLRKRNDFITDGYKAFAEEPTVENLLRSIVYDVILEGLFFYSGFAFFYHLARNQKMVASSTMINYINRDEQIHVDLFVKIFQEVLLEYPEYDTEALAQFVEETFKQAAELEIDWARQIIGNHFTGIELEDVEAYIKFYANVRSNQLGFNRPFEGYRTNPLKWIKAYEEVDLGKSDFFEQKSRQYTKVNVVDNGFDDL comes from the coding sequence ATGAGTAATTATCTTCATAAACGTTCCATCATGGACACACATGCACCTAATAGATCTACCAGAATCATCAACGGGGATAGCTCCAATGTACTGAATTGGGATGACGTAGCGTTTTCCTGGGCATATCCCAAGTACAAGAAAATGCTGGCCAATTTCTGGTCTCCTTTTGAAATCAATATGTCCCAGGATATTAAACAATTCCCGGGGCTGACAGCAAAAGAACAGGATGCGTTCCTGAAGATCATCGGCCTGCTTGCACTCTTGGACAGTATTCAGACTGACTATGCAGGTAAAGTCGCTGATTATTTAACCGACTCCAGTCTGAACGCATTGATGATTATGCTTGCCCAACAGGAGGTCGTACATAATCACTCCTATTCCTACGTCCTATCAAGTCTTGTAACTCGTACTAAACAAGAGGAGGTTTTCGAATACTGGCGTACCGAACCGACCTTGAGAAAGCGGAATGATTTCATTACAGATGGTTATAAAGCCTTTGCAGAGGAACCTACCGTCGAAAATTTGTTACGATCGATTGTATATGATGTGATATTGGAAGGGCTTTTCTTTTATTCAGGCTTCGCTTTCTTTTATCACCTTGCCAGAAACCAAAAAATGGTCGCCTCTAGTACGATGATCAATTACATCAATAGGGATGAGCAGATTCATGTCGATCTGTTTGTGAAGATATTTCAAGAAGTTCTATTGGAATATCCAGAATATGATACAGAGGCACTTGCTCAATTTGTGGAGGAGACCTTTAAGCAGGCCGCAGAACTGGAGATTGATTGGGCGAGACAAATAATCGGAAACCATTTTACAGGCATTGAACTTGAGGATGTGGAAGCCTATATTAAATTCTATGCCAATGTCCGCTCCAATCAGCTTGGTTTCAACCGCCCGTTTGAAGGATACCGGACTAACCCCTTAAAATGGATCAAAGCATATGAGGAAGTGGATCTTGGTAAGTCGGACTTCTTTGAACAAAAATCAAGGCAATACACAAAAGTGAATGTCGTGGATAATGGGTTTGACGATTTATAA
- a CDS encoding ribonucleoside-diphosphate reductase subunit alpha — MTIHTETPHKENMQSLQTFQGLLESTLREFPSLEADIFLQKAEKLSNKLLPLNQVQELYNQLILEALSHLTEEEPDWTYIASRLLAHQLQQNVRHNRNTTISYTNLYQLIEALTHKGIYHSQLLESYTENEVQELEAFLQPERDHLFTYIGLKTLSDRYLTRDHNKELWELPQERFMIIAMTLMRKEQKNRLQYVKEAYWALSNLYMTVATPTFANAGKTYGQLSSCFIDTVDDSLQGIYDSNTDIANLSKSGGGIGVYLGKIRSRGSDIRGFKGVSSGVIPWMKQLNNTAVSVDQLGQRKGAISVYLDVWHKDIFSFLDSKLNNGDERMRTHDLFNGVCIPDIFMEQVEKRGDWYLFDPHEVRKTMGYSLEDYFDEVKGDGSFRIRYEECVNHPDLAKEKVAAIDIMKAIMRGQLETGSPFMFYRDEVNRMNPNHHKGMIYCTNLCTEITQNQSATVTNTQAVKDGSIITVKTPGDFVVCNLSSINLARAVKEDVLERLIPIQVRMLDNVIDLNDIPVLQAKITNQKYRAVGLGTFGWHHLLALEGIKWESEKAVKYADDLYERIAFYTIQASALLAKEKGAYPAFEGSDWQTGKYFSKRNYDSKAGLDWEVLQKKVATTGIRNGYLMAVAPNATTSIIAGSTASIDPIFLKVYSEEKKDYKIPVTAPDLNSETTWFYKSAYHIDQHWSITQNAARQKHIDQAISFNLYVTNTIKAKALLDLHLEAWKQGLKTTYYVRSTSKEIEECDSCAS, encoded by the coding sequence ATGACCATACATACAGAAACACCACACAAAGAAAATATGCAATCCTTACAAACCTTTCAAGGATTACTTGAATCAACCCTAAGGGAATTCCCTTCTCTTGAGGCGGACATATTTTTACAAAAAGCGGAGAAGCTTTCTAACAAGCTGTTACCCCTTAACCAAGTACAAGAGCTTTATAATCAACTAATTTTAGAAGCGCTCAGTCATTTGACAGAAGAAGAACCAGATTGGACCTATATAGCTTCTAGACTCCTTGCTCATCAACTTCAACAGAATGTTCGCCATAACAGGAATACTACGATTTCTTATACAAATCTGTACCAATTAATAGAAGCGTTAACCCATAAAGGAATCTATCATTCTCAACTTTTAGAGTCTTACACAGAAAATGAAGTCCAAGAATTGGAGGCTTTCTTACAACCTGAAAGAGACCATCTTTTTACTTATATTGGCCTGAAGACTCTGTCAGATCGATATTTAACGCGTGACCACAACAAGGAGCTTTGGGAGCTTCCACAAGAACGGTTCATGATAATCGCCATGACACTCATGAGAAAGGAACAGAAAAACAGGCTTCAGTATGTAAAGGAGGCTTACTGGGCTTTGAGCAATTTATATATGACGGTAGCCACCCCCACCTTTGCAAATGCAGGTAAAACGTACGGCCAACTTTCTAGTTGTTTCATCGATACAGTGGATGATAGTTTACAAGGAATATATGACAGCAATACAGATATTGCCAACCTCTCCAAATCTGGTGGAGGAATCGGAGTATACCTCGGTAAAATCCGAAGCCGCGGCAGTGATATCCGTGGTTTTAAAGGAGTTTCCAGTGGCGTCATTCCATGGATGAAACAATTGAACAATACAGCAGTCAGTGTGGACCAACTTGGCCAACGTAAAGGAGCCATTTCCGTCTATCTCGATGTTTGGCATAAAGACATTTTTTCCTTTCTCGACAGCAAGCTGAACAACGGGGACGAGCGGATGCGTACACACGACCTTTTCAATGGTGTCTGTATTCCCGACATTTTTATGGAGCAAGTAGAAAAAAGAGGTGACTGGTATTTATTTGATCCCCATGAAGTCAGAAAGACGATGGGATACTCCCTGGAAGATTATTTTGACGAGGTAAAAGGCGACGGTAGCTTCCGGATAAGATATGAGGAATGCGTGAACCACCCTGATCTTGCAAAGGAAAAAGTGGCAGCCATCGACATCATGAAAGCAATCATGAGAGGGCAGCTTGAAACGGGAAGTCCCTTCATGTTTTACCGTGACGAGGTAAACCGCATGAACCCTAATCATCATAAAGGGATGATTTATTGTACCAACCTTTGTACAGAAATTACCCAGAACCAAAGTGCCACGGTAACCAATACTCAAGCAGTGAAAGACGGAAGCATCATCACCGTCAAAACACCAGGTGATTTCGTTGTTTGCAATCTATCGTCCATAAACCTTGCACGTGCGGTGAAAGAGGATGTGCTAGAGCGTCTTATTCCCATTCAAGTCCGCATGCTTGATAATGTGATTGATTTAAATGATATCCCTGTTCTTCAAGCAAAAATAACTAATCAAAAGTACAGGGCTGTAGGGCTTGGCACCTTTGGCTGGCACCACCTGCTGGCATTGGAAGGCATCAAATGGGAATCGGAAAAAGCGGTAAAGTATGCGGATGACCTTTACGAAAGAATCGCTTTCTACACGATTCAAGCAAGTGCCCTACTTGCCAAAGAAAAAGGTGCGTACCCTGCATTTGAAGGATCGGACTGGCAAACTGGGAAATATTTTTCAAAAAGAAATTATGATTCCAAAGCAGGGCTGGACTGGGAAGTGCTTCAAAAGAAAGTGGCCACTACCGGTATCCGTAATGGCTATCTGATGGCTGTTGCCCCAAATGCGACAACTTCAATCATTGCCGGAAGCACAGCGAGTATCGACCCGATTTTCCTGAAGGTTTACTCGGAAGAGAAAAAAGATTATAAGATACCGGTTACGGCACCTGACTTAAATTCAGAAACTACTTGGTTCTATAAGTCCGCCTATCATATTGATCAGCATTGGAGCATCACCCAGAATGCGGCAAGGCAAAAGCATATTGACCAGGCCATCTCCTTTAACCTATATGTCACCAACACCATTAAAGCCAAGGCCTTATTAGATCTTCATTTGGAAGCATGGAAGCAGGGGCTTAAAACCACCTACTACGTTCGGTCGACATCTAAGGAAATAGAAGAATGCGATTCGTGCGCAAGTTAA
- a CDS encoding STAS domain-containing protein, translating to MTLTAQTLIGNRLIDSQHEVAENMLREIQKTYPDVPQYRQEETEDKIKEIFRTLIQFLGEYVLDSEKSILDRAKNWGESIGFMSVKAGGSLEETLSNMTLYKRCLWAFIQKEGTNEGYPMKQISEIFILIDELFNIIVYGFSQAFSIATEQKMLDTRASLIRLSIPIVPLLQGMAVLPLVGEIDDVRASILIEETLEKSKNLSISKLIIDFSGVYKLDRTVLHTMDLLLRSLKLIGITPIITGLRPELSLQFINSGLILRDIHISGSIEQVLQQQ from the coding sequence ATGACATTGACGGCACAAACACTGATAGGGAATAGATTGATAGATTCACAGCATGAGGTAGCAGAAAACATGCTTAGGGAAATCCAGAAAACCTATCCAGACGTTCCTCAATACAGACAGGAAGAGACCGAAGATAAAATCAAAGAAATCTTTCGGACCCTCATTCAGTTTTTGGGAGAATACGTGTTGGATTCTGAGAAATCCATCTTAGACCGTGCCAAGAATTGGGGGGAATCCATAGGCTTTATGTCTGTAAAAGCTGGAGGGTCATTAGAGGAAACGCTTTCCAACATGACATTGTATAAGAGGTGCTTATGGGCCTTTATCCAGAAGGAAGGGACAAATGAAGGATACCCAATGAAACAAATCTCGGAGATCTTCATCCTTATAGATGAGTTGTTCAATATTATCGTCTACGGATTCAGTCAGGCCTTTTCCATTGCAACCGAACAGAAAATGCTGGATACAAGAGCCTCCCTGATCAGACTATCCATCCCAATTGTACCACTACTCCAAGGGATGGCCGTTCTACCCCTTGTCGGGGAAATTGACGATGTACGGGCAAGTATCCTTATAGAAGAGACATTGGAAAAAAGTAAAAACCTGTCCATCTCCAAACTGATCATTGATTTTTCCGGTGTTTATAAATTGGATAGAACGGTCCTCCATACCATGGACCTCCTCCTCCGCTCCCTTAAACTTATAGGCATCACGCCTATCATAACAGGACTGAGGCCGGAACTAAGCCTGCAATTCATCAACTCAGGCCTTATCCTTCGCGACATCCACATCAGTGGGTCTATCGAACAGGTGTTACAGCAGCAATAA
- a CDS encoding aldo/keto reductase, producing MERVQLAEDVSLSRIVHGMWRLNDWGYSKEETLNFIESCLYMGITSFDHADIYGNYTVEEQFGHALALKPSLRDQIELVTKCGIKLISTNRPEHKIKHYDTSKEHIIQSVEQSLRNFQTDYIDLLLIHRPDPMMDPSEVAEAFTQLKREGKVKRFGVSNFLPSQYNLLNSSLDDSLVTNQIEISATHLEHFENGTLEQCQRDRISPMAWSPLGGGSIFTSGDEKTVRVRNVLEKIKVETGATSIDQVLYAWLLSHPATIIPIVGSGKLDRVKSAVDALGLKLSRQQWFEILESSKGNEVA from the coding sequence ATGGAGCGGGTTCAGTTAGCGGAAGATGTATCTTTATCAAGAATCGTTCATGGTATGTGGAGGTTGAATGATTGGGGATACAGTAAGGAAGAGACTTTGAATTTCATTGAGAGCTGTTTGTACATGGGCATTACATCCTTTGATCATGCTGATATATACGGGAACTACACGGTGGAGGAACAGTTCGGCCATGCATTGGCATTGAAGCCTTCGCTAAGAGACCAGATAGAACTGGTAACAAAATGTGGGATTAAATTGATCTCTACCAATAGGCCCGAACACAAAATTAAACATTATGATACAAGCAAGGAACATATCATTCAGTCTGTAGAACAATCTTTAAGAAACTTCCAAACAGACTATATCGATTTATTGTTAATACATAGACCAGATCCCATGATGGACCCAAGTGAAGTGGCAGAAGCATTTACCCAATTGAAAAGGGAAGGGAAGGTAAAACGCTTTGGTGTATCGAATTTTCTACCGTCCCAATACAACCTGCTAAACTCCTCTTTGGATGATTCATTGGTGACCAATCAAATCGAAATTTCTGCAACTCATTTGGAGCATTTTGAGAATGGAACGTTAGAACAATGCCAAAGAGATCGTATCTCTCCTATGGCATGGTCTCCACTTGGTGGAGGAAGTATTTTCACAAGTGGGGACGAGAAAACGGTGCGCGTCCGAAATGTTTTGGAGAAAATAAAAGTAGAAACAGGGGCTACCTCCATCGATCAAGTATTATATGCTTGGTTACTTTCTCATCCTGCAACGATCATACCGATAGTTGGGTCTGGGAAACTAGACCGAGTAAAATCAGCGGTTGACGCATTGGGACTTAAACTTTCAAGACAGCAGTGGTTTGAAATCCTGGAATCTTCAAAGGGAAATGAAGTGGCATAA
- a CDS encoding dicarboxylate/amino acid:cation symporter — MTLTKKIIIGLILGILVGLALNIYAPSLFQPFDTYLFQPLGKIFLNLITMLVVPIVLISITLGVVGLGDTKKLGTIGLKTIVFFMVTTCIAITIGLSLASVIQPGLAGNFENMMVDELSEEEKPEEAPPVMETLLNIIPTNPIKAMAEGEMLQIISFSVLLGFAINALGEKAGRVKTLLEQANDIVMFLVHIVIKTAPYGAFGLIASAVGGLGIDAIKAMGAYFIVVIIALFLHFFITYGGALFLLGKINPLTFFKRFIPAMSVAFSTSSSNATLPMSMDVAQENLGVPKRISSFVQPLGATINMDGTAIMQGVATVFIAQVYGIDLSLTQLLTVVGLAVVASIGTAGVPGVGFILLAMVLGQVGLPVEGIALILGIDRLLDMTRTAVNITGDAACAFIVAKSEEGEINIPKEQQI; from the coding sequence ATGACATTAACAAAGAAAATTATTATCGGTCTTATCTTAGGTATTTTAGTTGGTCTTGCATTGAATATTTATGCACCATCGCTATTTCAACCATTTGATACATATCTCTTTCAACCTTTAGGGAAGATATTCCTGAATCTTATCACCATGCTGGTTGTTCCAATAGTCCTTATCTCCATCACACTTGGTGTGGTCGGTTTGGGGGATACCAAGAAGCTAGGAACCATCGGGCTAAAGACAATTGTGTTCTTCATGGTTACCACGTGTATTGCGATCACAATTGGCCTATCACTTGCTTCTGTCATCCAACCGGGACTTGCAGGTAACTTTGAAAATATGATGGTGGATGAGCTGTCCGAAGAAGAAAAGCCAGAAGAAGCCCCACCAGTTATGGAAACTCTTTTAAACATCATTCCGACAAACCCTATCAAGGCAATGGCAGAGGGGGAAATGCTCCAAATAATCTCCTTTTCCGTACTCCTTGGATTTGCCATAAATGCATTGGGAGAAAAAGCAGGCAGAGTCAAGACTTTACTGGAGCAAGCAAATGATATAGTGATGTTTCTTGTTCATATTGTTATCAAAACCGCGCCATATGGGGCATTCGGTTTAATCGCTTCAGCGGTTGGTGGACTTGGGATCGACGCAATTAAAGCGATGGGTGCCTATTTCATTGTCGTAATAATCGCCTTGTTCTTGCATTTCTTTATTACTTACGGAGGCGCTTTATTCCTATTAGGGAAAATCAATCCGCTTACGTTCTTTAAACGATTCATTCCGGCAATGAGTGTCGCTTTCAGTACATCCAGCAGTAATGCAACTCTTCCGATGTCGATGGATGTGGCTCAGGAAAACCTTGGCGTACCAAAACGGATCAGCAGTTTCGTTCAGCCGCTCGGTGCCACTATCAACATGGACGGTACTGCAATCATGCAAGGTGTAGCAACTGTCTTTATTGCTCAGGTATATGGAATCGACCTGTCTTTGACACAGCTGCTTACAGTTGTAGGTTTAGCAGTTGTAGCGAGTATCGGGACAGCTGGTGTTCCTGGGGTAGGTTTTATCCTGCTAGCCATGGTGCTTGGCCAGGTAGGTCTTCCTGTTGAAGGAATTGCTCTTATTCTAGGGATTGACCGTTTATTGGATATGACAAGAACGGCAGTCAACATTACAGGCGACGCAGCATGTGCCTTTATTGTGGCGAAGTCTGAAGAAGGCGAAATCAATATACCCAAAGAACAACAAATATAA
- a CDS encoding multidrug efflux SMR transporter, translating to MAWIFLTIAGVCEIGAVVSLKFADGFKKLIPSISFAVIGMLSFYFLSLALKEIPMGTAYAVWTGIGSAGSVLLGMILFKESKERIRIVLLSLIIIGVIGLKITQ from the coding sequence ATGGCATGGATATTTCTTACGATTGCAGGTGTTTGCGAAATCGGTGCGGTAGTTTCATTAAAATTTGCTGATGGGTTCAAAAAACTCATACCTTCCATCAGCTTTGCCGTCATCGGAATGTTAAGTTTTTATTTCCTATCGCTTGCCTTAAAAGAAATTCCTATGGGTACTGCTTATGCTGTATGGACTGGAATCGGATCAGCAGGAAGTGTACTACTTGGGATGATTTTATTTAAAGAATCCAAGGAGAGAATACGAATTGTGTTGCTATCTCTGATTATTATCGGGGTGATTGGATTGAAAATCACTCAATAA
- a CDS encoding multidrug efflux SMR transporter, with the protein MQWVYIFIAGLLEIIWVLGLRFSEGFTVLIPSIVTVITLAISFYLFSKSLKYIPIGTAYAIFTGFGAAGTAVVGILFFGESASFSKLFFISLMLIGIIGLKMTTPDEDKKIIEEGI; encoded by the coding sequence ATGCAATGGGTGTACATTTTTATAGCAGGACTTTTAGAAATAATATGGGTTTTAGGCTTGAGATTCTCAGAGGGATTTACGGTTCTGATTCCAAGCATCGTCACGGTTATTACGTTGGCAATCAGTTTTTATCTATTCTCTAAGTCACTTAAATATATCCCTATTGGGACAGCTTATGCCATTTTCACAGGATTTGGAGCTGCTGGCACCGCTGTTGTCGGAATACTGTTTTTCGGAGAATCGGCCAGCTTTTCTAAGTTATTTTTTATCAGTCTTATGTTGATTGGGATTATCGGGTTAAAAATGACCACTCCTGATGAAGACAAAAAAATAATTGAGGAGGGGATTTGA
- a CDS encoding TetR/AcrR family transcriptional regulator yields MSTSTSERIKHSAIQLFAQKGYYGTSLNEVATMVGIKKPSLYAHFKNKDDLYLSILQELMDTFLDRVSIDPSVMDQHSTKEVLYMFLKNMVDFWKDETLGLLYKRTLLFPEEHFRSYIQEQFIQTEAHTTAILREIIGAGQQNKEISNQSIEPLIDSFYCLIDGLFVQRFFYPLPEYDKKVEHAFEHFWKAAKIGGQ; encoded by the coding sequence ATGTCTACTTCTACATCAGAACGAATTAAACATAGCGCCATTCAGCTCTTTGCCCAAAAGGGGTATTATGGAACGTCGCTAAATGAGGTGGCGACAATGGTAGGAATAAAAAAACCTTCCCTTTATGCACATTTTAAAAATAAAGATGATTTGTACCTTTCTATTCTCCAGGAACTGATGGATACGTTTTTAGACCGTGTAAGCATTGACCCATCTGTTATGGACCAGCATTCCACCAAAGAAGTATTATATATGTTCTTGAAGAACATGGTGGACTTTTGGAAGGATGAAACACTGGGGCTTTTGTACAAAAGAACCCTTTTATTCCCTGAAGAGCATTTCCGTTCTTACATCCAGGAACAATTCATCCAAACAGAAGCGCATACCACGGCTATCCTTAGAGAAATTATTGGAGCGGGACAACAAAATAAAGAGATTTCCAATCAGTCCATCGAACCATTAATCGATTCTTTTTATTGCCTGATTGACGGCCTCTTTGTACAGCGTTTCTTCTATCCCTTACCTGAGTACGACAAGAAGGTGGAGCATGCCTTTGAGCACTTTTGGAAAGCCGCAAAGATTGGAGGTCAATAA